In one window of Gymnogyps californianus isolate 813 chromosome 7, ASM1813914v2, whole genome shotgun sequence DNA:
- the FEV gene encoding protein FEV has translation MRHGAGAVPLLLNMYLPDPVGETLFKDGKSQAWGSLSPGVQKGSGQIQLWQFLLELLSDRANLNCIAWEGTNGEFKLIDPDEVARRWGERKSKPNMNYDKLSRALRYYYDKNIMTKVHGKRYAYKFDFHGLAQVCQPATPDHTLYKFQGNLAPLPFSGISKLNLMTSGVTPAGFSYWPGSSPSLYPGHGLQPSAPFSAMAASHLNNMNNHYH, from the exons ATGAGACACGGCGCCGGAGCGGTGCCACTGCTGCTCAACATGTACCTGCCAG atCCAGTCGGGGAAACTTTGTTCAAAGACGGGAAGAGCCAGGCGTGGGGGTCTCTCAGCCCCGGCGTGCAGAAAG GCAGCGGGCAGATCCAGCTGTGGCAgttcctgctggagctgctctcAGACCGGGCCAACCTGAACTGCATCGCCTGGGAAGGCACGAACGGGGAGTTCAAGCTGATCGACCCCGACGAGGTGGCGCGGCGCTGGGGCGAGCGGAAGAGCAAACCCAACATGAATTACGACAAGCTGAGCCGGGCGCTGCGCTACTACTACGACAAGAACATCATGACCAAGGTCCACGGCAAGCGCTACGCCTACAAGTTCGACTTTCACGGGCTGGCGCAGGTGTGCCAGCCTGCCACCCCCGATCACACCCTCTACAAATTCCAGGGCAACCTGGCCCCGCTGCCCTTCTCGGGCATCTCCAAACTCAACCTCATGACCTCGGGGGTGACGCCAGCCGGCTTCTCCTACTGGCCTGGCTCCAGCCCGTCCCTCTACCCCGGGCATGGGCTCCAGCCCTCTGCCCCGTTCAGCGCCATGGCAGCCTCCCACCTCAACAACATGAACAACCATTACCATTAG
- the CRYBA2 gene encoding beta-crystallin A2 — protein MTSSEAMDTLGQYKITVWEEESFQGKRCEFLMECPSIMERGFRKIRSIKVESGPWVGFEYPEYQGQQFILEKGDYPRWEAWSGNSGYRTEHLLSFRPVKCANHNDSKVILYEAENFQGHKFELSDDYPSLQAMGWGNKEVASIKVNAGAWVAYQYPGYRGYQYVLERDRQNGEFKKYNEYSSQAHTNQIQSIRRVQH, from the exons ATGACCAGCAGCGAAGCCATGGACACCCTGGGGCAGTACAAGATCACggtgtgggaggaggagagcttcCAGGGCAAGCGCTGCGAGTTCCTCATGGAGTGCCCCAGCATCATGGAGCGTGGCTTCCGCAAGATCCGCTCCATCAAGGTGGAGTCTGGCCC ctggGTGGGCTTCGAGTACCCCGAGTACCAGGGGCAGCAGTTTATCCTGGAGAAGGGTGACTATCCCCGGTGGGAGGCCTGGAGCGGGAACAGTGGCTACCGGACCgagcacctcctctccttccGGCCCGTCAAGTGCGCG AACCACAACGACAGCAAAGTCATCCTCTACGAGGCGGAGAACTTCCAGGGGCACAAGTTTGAGTTGAGCGATGACTACCCCTCGCTGCAGGCCATGGGCTGGGGCAACAAGGAGGTGGCATCCATCAAAGTGAACGCCGGAGC GTGGGTGGCATATCAGTACCCGGGATACAGGGGCTACCAGTACGTGCTTGAGCGGGACAGACAGAACGGCGAGTTCAAGAAGTACAACGAATACAGCAGCCAGGCCCACACCAACCAGATCCAATCCATCCGCCGCGTCCAGCACTGA